TAAGAGGAAGGAGCTCTGGAAGTTTGGATCACGATTCAGACAAATAGGAGCGACTGTGGTGCCATCGATAGCGGCTGGAAGTCTCAACTTAACTAGCGCAACATCGTTTCTTTGTTTGAATAGGTCATATTCGGGATGTATAATAACTTGATCAACATGAATTGTTTGCACTGGCAAGGCACATATCTCTTTCCTTGAGCCATCCTTCTCACAGTCGGATACGGTTGATGTGTTGTGTTCACCTATTCGTGCATATGTGCTAagaattaatttgaaacaGTTAAATATTCTTGATAAGCACTACATGATTATGACTATATATAGATATACATACAGTTGACCCAAATCTGTAAACTGAGCCACAAATACCGTTGTCAACACAAACTTTGAGTGTATCAATAGACCTTGAAACACATAACTAACAACATTTCCTCGTGTGTAGCCAAATTGTACGAGCCAGGGATGCTCGTACAAACGAGTATCGACCGGAAAGTCACTTTCATAGAAACGATTTCCACAAGCTCGATTGTCCAGAGACGTTGCTTCAGAATTGGAGAGATTGTTTTCTATCTTCTCCGAGAGCGCACAGCATCCTGCTGCGTATTCAGCAGCTATCACGAATAATACACCGACAAGTGCGCGAACCATCGTGCCAACTAGACTTACCAGCATTAAACTCAACTGGCTTGATAATGATGCATTCAATCTAAACGGTACTTTACAGTCTAGCAACTGAGAATGTAGCAACGTTGTTACAGTTAATGCTCAGAATTACGCTATGGAATATGTAATATGAAATGGAATATTTAATTCGCATATTTTAAATGCCGGTACGCCGCTAAGCCGTCGCGCTCAACtggattatttaaaattaattcggTTTTTGTAAAGGGTTtccctaatttttttttgcaggaacCAACCAAATCCTGTTTAAAACTCATTTATACCTTTCGAAATCATTCGTCATTAAAAGTGCAAATGTTTTACTATTTACTGTACGTCAGGACATGCTATCATCACCACTACTACCGTTGGCTGAATGCTGGGCGGAATAATCTTCTTCGCTGTAACTTTTTAACACAAAGTACATGTACGTCAGTCTAGGTGGTTGTGTTGCTCATATGGATTGGCAATGCGTACAATTGTTGTTTACCAACTGTTAGTGACCCTCTGGGGTGTTAGTGGACAATGTGAGTAGATATTGTTCCTGACATTGATTTATGTGTGCCGTGTTGAGTTGTTATTTATGccattattttttcaattttcttttaggGATATTCCCGGACAAATTGCACATGGATTTCACCTCCACGATCAATAAACAATGCGGAGAAATGCCATACAGTGTACGGGAACGTCCAGCTTTTGGGCGAATTTATGAAAATCCATGGCTGGTGCTTTTACGCCATCCGGAAGAAACGCTACACTTTTGTCACGGAACACTGATTAGCGATAGATATGTGCTAACAACCGCAATTTGTGGGTTAACTGTGGTGACTAATGCGTAAGTAGAACTGCCCTTTCTGTCTGATAACGtacagaaacaacaaaaaaatattaacgcACGTCTCCCTAGGAACGCCACCGCACAACAACAGGCTACAGAGATTATATTGGGTGAACATGATCTTAGCACTGAGACAGACTGTATAACTGCATGGAACTGTTCCTTAACGACCAGCAGACGATCAGTCGAAAAGGTGATTGTTCATGAAAACTTTAGCAGTACTTTTTATGAAAACGATATTGCCCTGCTATACATGAACGACTCCATCCGGTTTGACAACAGTTGAGTACACCGATCGTGCATGGTAAGCAATCGAACACATGTATTTAACATTTCTATGTTTGTAGGTATTCGTCCAATATGCTTACCGTTAGTATCCATAGTAGATGATACTGATGCTCATGAGCAGACTATATACAACACCATCTGGTCAAAGGACAGCGTTCCAAGGCAAATTTGGATGCGTAATGTTCCTACCGAGATTTGCCGAGAACAGATAAGAAATCTGTTCGCACTTAGTGACGATCAAATATGTGCCCGGATCTTTTTCGATAAATTGCCGGTGGATATGAATGGAAGTGCCGGTTCTGCGCTGCAGGTAGATCATCACGGCCGAATTTTTCAGTATGGATTGTTATCGGTTGGATTTCCCAACGTTATTGAGAGGGCACCTTATGTTTATATTGACATAGTCAAATACATTAACTGGATACACGATTCAGTTAAACATAATCCGTAAAGTCCAATGAGTAAAGCGGTTTAGGCAATAAATCAGATAGAACAGGATTCATTTGGAACAATCTATGGTTTTGTTGTATAAGCAGTTTGTAAGGCCGAACTGGACGTTATTGATCATGCTTTGGAACCAGCGCATCAGTAGCAAAAGATAAACTTCCAGGAATGTAACTAAACGTCTCTGAATTAACTGTTGAATTGACTCATTCAGCAGCTATTCCAAAATATCACGGATCCAAATATCTCATAGACCGAATTCTTGGCTTACCTTTATCCTGGATCCTGGAGTATTGGCGTTCTCCATTTCACTACATAGCGAGTGAGCAACCTTCGCTTTTTCTATCAGTTGATGAAAGTAAACACTTCACTAACTCCGTGAGTGGTCGGTTTAGCCTACAAATATAAACGAAAGACATAATACTGAAGAACTGTAGGATATCCGTATCTTTGCTCGGAATGAACAACCATCCATTGCCAATATTAAGCTAATTTTGCCTTTTCTGTGCTCGGCTTGTTCTCATGCGCCGTGTAAACATGCATGGATGCTGTTTCCGAACCAATAATAGTTTCTGAGGCTCTCTCGTTTATCTTCCATTGGAATGTGGTTTACAAAAGTGTGTGGGCAAGAATGATTTGTGCGAAAAACTTACCGATGTTATTGAACATAGCCAAAAAAGCTCATTTTCCGTAAACACTGCGAGCACAATCGAGTGATGATACATTTCCACGATATCAAAGTGAAACTACAGGAGAATCGCACCCTGTCATATAAACCAAGCAATGTGTCAATCgaagcaaaagtaaaaacatcacaaatatacgccaagaagaaggaaggaaagcagtgcaaaagaatagaaaactttctttttcacaGCAAAATTAAATCTCTGTGTTGTTTCGATGCGGAGTGATTTCGCAAGCCTCTAGCCTTTGCGAAGATGAGCTTTGCAGTTTGGTCCAGATGAACGAGTTCCAGAGCAAAACAATTGGTCAGCAATGAATGAGTCATCGACGGTGCTAGAATCGTAATGCAATCCTGTGTGTTAGTGCTGTTGTCAGTCCCTCGGCATCAAAACCAGTTCGTATTCGTATACTCAACAACTTGACTGAACAACTTTTCTCTATTGGATCAACTTTGCTGTCGTTTACAGATTGCAGG
This genomic window from Anopheles maculipalpis chromosome 2RL, idAnoMacuDA_375_x, whole genome shotgun sequence contains:
- the LOC126558661 gene encoding serine protease grass-like; the protein is MRTIVVYQLLVTLWGVSGQWIFPDKLHMDFTSTINKQCGEMPYSVRERPAFGRIYENPWLVLLRHPEETLHFCHGTLISDRYVLTTAICGLTVVTNANATAQQQATEIILGEHDLSTETDCITAWNCSLTTSRRSVEKVIVHENFSSTFYENDIALLYMNDSIRFDNSIRPICLPLVSIVDDTDAHEQTIYNTIWSKDSVPRQIWMRNVPTEICREQIRNLFALSDDQICARIFFDKLPVDMNGSAGSALQVDHHGRIFQYGLLSVGFPNVIERAPYVYIDIVKYINWIHDSVKHNP
- the LOC126567291 gene encoding serine protease easter-like, producing MLVSLVGTMVRALVGVLFVIAAEYAAGCCALSEKIENNLSNSEATSLDNRACGNRFYESDFPVDTRLYEHPWLVQFGYTRGNVVSYVFQGLLIHSKFVLTTVFVAQFTDLGQLTYARIGEHNTSTVSDCEKDGSRKEICALPVQTIHVDQVIIHPEYDLFKQRNDVALVKLRLPAAIDGTTVAPICLNRDPNFQSSFLLVASWCGRRETGLSLTPKQYFMKAITPHECQQLMPNNAVSLANEMFCIVFDERHTKPTKLEQEPNLRGGSGAPIYTVHEGNKIFLIGLLSYGPRYPAKLHEPYVITAVTPFYDWFLEIIEADLEKGMYKTLT